One Mycolicibacterium parafortuitum DNA segment encodes these proteins:
- the pstC gene encoding phosphate ABC transporter permease subunit PstC, whose product MSDKLDGTALTTPNPSGSGSGEALAAPFPEPAPISTDPSKYAKVRAGDRIFGGLAQGSGILIVAIIVAIGFFLIWRAVPALTRNEENFFLYGGNWVTTDTSAMHFGILDLLQVTVFVSVFALILAMPVALGIAIYLTNYARRRVAGPLAYMVDLLAAVPSIIYGVWGLYVLAPAIKPAAIWLNEHLNWFFLFSTGNASVAGGGTIFTAGIVLAVMILPIITAVTREVFVQTPRGQIEAALALGATRWEVVRTTVLPFGMSGYISGAMLGLGRALGETIALLIILRGTQTAFGWSLFDGGFTFASKIASAASEFNDQYKAGAYIAAGLVLFILTFVVNSLARAAVSGKDRSAS is encoded by the coding sequence ATGTCCGACAAGCTCGATGGAACCGCATTGACCACACCGAATCCGTCGGGATCGGGGTCGGGGGAAGCGCTCGCTGCCCCCTTCCCCGAGCCCGCGCCGATCTCGACCGACCCGTCGAAGTACGCCAAAGTGCGGGCAGGCGACCGCATCTTCGGCGGGCTGGCGCAGGGCTCGGGCATTCTCATCGTCGCGATCATCGTGGCCATCGGTTTCTTCCTGATCTGGCGGGCCGTCCCGGCGCTGACCCGCAACGAGGAGAACTTCTTCCTCTACGGCGGAAACTGGGTCACCACCGACACCTCGGCGATGCACTTCGGCATCCTCGATCTGCTCCAGGTGACGGTGTTCGTATCGGTGTTCGCGTTGATCCTCGCGATGCCGGTGGCGCTGGGTATCGCGATCTACCTGACCAACTACGCCAGGCGCCGGGTCGCGGGCCCGCTGGCCTACATGGTCGACCTGCTGGCCGCGGTGCCGTCGATCATCTACGGCGTGTGGGGGCTGTACGTGCTGGCCCCGGCGATCAAACCGGCCGCGATCTGGCTCAACGAACACCTGAACTGGTTCTTCCTGTTCAGTACCGGCAACGCGTCGGTCGCGGGCGGCGGCACGATCTTCACGGCCGGCATCGTGCTCGCGGTGATGATCCTGCCGATCATCACCGCCGTCACCCGCGAGGTGTTCGTGCAGACCCCGCGCGGCCAGATCGAGGCCGCGCTGGCGTTGGGCGCGACGCGCTGGGAGGTGGTGCGCACCACGGTGCTGCCGTTCGGCATGTCGGGCTACATCAGCGGCGCGATGCTCGGCCTCGGCCGCGCGCTCGGCGAGACGATCGCGCTGCTGATCATCCTGCGCGGCACCCAGACCGCGTTCGGCTGGTCGCTGTTCGACGGCGGTTTCACGTTCGCGAGCAAGATCGCCTCGGCGGCCTCGGAATTCAACGACCAATACAAGGCAGGTGCGTACATCGCGGCCGGCCTGGTGTTGTTCATCCTGACGTTCGTGGTGAACTCGCTGGCCCGCGCCGCGGTGTCCGGAAAGGACCGGTCCGCCTCATGA
- a CDS encoding Ms5788A family Cys-rich leader peptide, with protein sequence MSARLELTLTKRRAVDLCRVAGCCCCCRSC encoded by the coding sequence GTGTCAGCCCGCCTTGAGCTCACGCTCACCAAGCGCCGCGCAGTGGACCTGTGCCGCGTTGCGGGTTGTTGCTGTTGTTGTCGTAGCTGCTGA
- the lmeA gene encoding mannan chain length control protein LmeA, which produces MVRKLVIGAVSTLLAVVLGGVGTDFGAAIYAEYRLARSVRASANLNWDPSVAILGFPFITQARRHHYDEVEIKASGVDHPVVGRASLEATMHSVGLGDSWLVAPDATLTVEKLESRIIIDSTHVGRFMGIPDLLIEAPTAETEDSTGGTTESGISSNRGLVFTGTPDKAGFDERVSIAVDVSIAGPDATTLVLTATGVLTEPGTADQAVPDDKLDAVLAAFSTELPGQKLPFGIAPTSEGARGSDLIIEGIAEGVTIDLDEFRLS; this is translated from the coding sequence GTGGTGCGCAAGCTCGTAATCGGTGCGGTCTCGACCCTGCTCGCGGTGGTCCTCGGCGGTGTCGGCACCGACTTCGGTGCCGCGATCTACGCCGAATATCGCCTGGCCAGAAGCGTTCGCGCGTCCGCGAACCTGAACTGGGACCCGTCGGTGGCGATCCTCGGATTCCCGTTCATCACGCAGGCCCGGCGCCATCACTACGACGAGGTCGAGATCAAGGCCAGTGGCGTGGATCACCCCGTCGTCGGCAGGGCGTCGCTGGAGGCGACGATGCATTCGGTCGGTTTGGGCGATTCCTGGCTGGTCGCGCCGGACGCGACACTGACTGTCGAAAAGCTGGAGAGCCGGATCATCATCGACTCGACCCACGTGGGACGGTTCATGGGCATCCCGGACCTGCTGATCGAGGCGCCGACGGCCGAGACCGAGGACTCGACGGGCGGCACCACCGAATCCGGCATTTCCAGCAACCGGGGGCTGGTGTTCACCGGCACCCCGGACAAGGCGGGCTTCGACGAGCGGGTCAGCATCGCGGTGGACGTGTCGATCGCCGGTCCGGATGCGACGACGCTGGTGCTCACCGCGACCGGGGTGCTGACCGAGCCGGGCACCGCGGACCAGGCGGTGCCCGACGACAAGCTGGACGCGGTGCTGGCGGCGTTCTCCACCGAGCTGCCCGGCCAGAAGCTGCCGTTCGGCATCGCCCCGACCAGCGAGGGCGCCCGCGGCTCGGATCTCATCATCGAGGGCATCGCCGAGGGAGTAACCATCGACCTCGACGAGTTCCGGTTGTCATGA
- a CDS encoding LCP family protein: MSDGDGATPGRPHSGDGGSALPGGADTPDATASTDNDGPTRSHRAKPLAAPWEREIDTSKRDSRDYEQTGPVTVADLIAKINGEAPPTEPKRHRAADDTDSDDTDTDTGTAGRAPEPVSEPEPEPYPDTGDFDTTILPVIDPPTSEIPDLTALRPARRTPAPRLLTHHRAVVVGRVAAALAAVLALVLTGGAWQWQSAKNNLLNRVSALDPDSRDIVDPNAQFGDENFLIVGTDSRLGDNAEIGAGTTEDAAGARSDTVMLVNIPANRKRVVAVSFPRDLEIEPMKCEPWDPETREYGPIQDPESPMYGKEQVYTEYKLNSAFAVGGPKCLVKVIQKLSGLHVNRFMAVDFVGFSKMVDALGGVEVCTTEPIEDYELGTVLATAGRQVVNGATALNYVRARQVTTETNGDYGRIKRQQLFLSSLLRSLISKETFFSLSKLNNVVNLFINDSYVDNVNTKDLVDLGQSVQGVNAGRITFVTVPTVGYADEWGNEIPRLDDMRALFSAIINDDPLPEERNADNTPVPGTPESLANATTGESGPSDEIVDAVTTDPENVTVQVSNSTATTGLGATAAAALQAHGFNVTTPDDYPGPLPRTTVFFSPGNEEAAATVASSFADATLERTTGLGDVVQVVLGSDFDAVAAPSPSGSAVQVHIIRGTRTPTTELPEDLTVTNAADTSCE; the protein is encoded by the coding sequence ATGAGTGACGGCGACGGCGCCACTCCTGGCCGCCCGCACTCCGGAGACGGCGGCTCGGCCCTCCCCGGCGGCGCTGACACCCCTGACGCCACGGCGAGCACCGACAATGACGGGCCTACCCGATCCCACAGGGCGAAGCCACTCGCCGCGCCGTGGGAACGCGAGATCGACACCTCCAAGCGCGACTCGCGCGACTACGAGCAGACAGGGCCGGTCACCGTCGCCGACCTGATCGCGAAGATCAACGGCGAGGCGCCGCCCACCGAGCCGAAGCGCCACCGCGCGGCCGACGACACCGACTCCGACGACACCGACACCGACACCGGCACCGCCGGGCGCGCCCCGGAGCCCGTATCCGAACCAGAGCCCGAGCCGTATCCGGACACCGGCGACTTCGACACCACGATCCTTCCGGTGATCGACCCGCCGACCTCCGAGATCCCCGACCTCACGGCGCTGCGCCCGGCCCGGCGCACCCCCGCACCGCGACTGCTGACCCACCACCGCGCCGTCGTCGTCGGCCGGGTCGCCGCGGCCCTGGCCGCGGTTCTCGCGCTGGTCCTGACCGGCGGCGCGTGGCAATGGCAGTCCGCGAAGAACAACCTGCTCAACCGGGTGTCGGCGCTGGATCCGGACTCCCGGGACATCGTCGACCCGAACGCGCAGTTCGGGGACGAGAACTTCCTGATCGTCGGCACCGACAGCCGGCTCGGCGACAACGCCGAGATCGGCGCGGGCACCACCGAGGACGCCGCGGGCGCCCGGTCGGACACCGTGATGCTGGTGAACATCCCGGCCAACCGCAAACGGGTTGTCGCCGTGTCGTTTCCGCGTGATCTCGAGATCGAGCCGATGAAATGCGAGCCGTGGGACCCCGAGACCCGCGAGTACGGCCCGATTCAGGACCCCGAGTCGCCGATGTACGGCAAAGAACAGGTCTACACCGAGTACAAACTGAACTCGGCCTTTGCCGTCGGCGGTCCCAAGTGCCTGGTGAAGGTCATCCAGAAGCTGTCCGGTCTGCACGTGAACCGGTTCATGGCAGTCGATTTCGTCGGGTTCTCGAAGATGGTCGACGCCCTCGGCGGCGTCGAGGTGTGCACCACCGAGCCGATCGAAGACTACGAACTCGGCACCGTGCTGGCGACGGCCGGGCGGCAGGTCGTCAACGGCGCCACCGCGCTGAACTACGTGCGGGCCCGACAGGTGACCACCGAGACCAACGGCGACTACGGCCGGATCAAGCGCCAGCAGCTGTTCCTGTCGTCGCTGCTGCGCTCGCTGATCTCCAAGGAGACGTTCTTCTCGCTGTCCAAGCTCAACAACGTGGTGAACCTGTTCATCAACGACAGCTACGTCGACAACGTCAACACCAAAGACCTCGTCGACCTGGGCCAGTCCGTGCAGGGCGTCAACGCGGGCCGCATCACGTTCGTGACCGTGCCGACGGTCGGGTACGCCGACGAATGGGGCAACGAGATCCCCCGCCTCGACGACATGCGGGCGCTGTTCTCGGCGATCATCAACGACGATCCGCTGCCCGAGGAGCGCAACGCCGACAACACCCCGGTGCCGGGCACCCCGGAGTCGCTGGCCAACGCGACCACCGGCGAGAGCGGACCGTCCGACGAGATCGTCGACGCCGTGACCACCGACCCGGAGAACGTCACCGTGCAGGTGTCGAACTCGACGGCGACGACCGGACTCGGCGCCACCGCCGCGGCCGCACTCCAGGCGCACGGCTTCAACGTCACGACACCCGACGACTACCCCGGCCCGCTGCCGCGCACGACCGTGTTCTTCTCCCCCGGCAACGAGGAGGCCGCGGCCACGGTCGCGTCGTCGTTCGCCGACGCGACCCTGGAGCGCACCACCGGCCTCGGCGACGTCGTGCAGGTGGTCCTCGGCAGCGACTTCGACGCCGTCGCCGCACCGTCCCCGAGCGGGTCCGCGGTGCAGGTGCACATCATCCGCGGCACCAGGACGCCGACCACCGAGCTGCCCGAGGACCTGACCGTCACCAACGCCGCGGACACCAGCTGCGAGTAG
- a CDS encoding DUF4395 domain-containing protein yields the protein MSNLTATGAPALVDVRGPRFVAWVTTAVLVVALLVSAQNPTAAAVILGVQALVFAVGAALGPRRHPYGLVFAAVVAPRLGPVTEREPVPPLKFAQLVGLVFAVVGALGFASGLVPLGLAATGLALIAALLNAAFGICLGCQLYPLIARFTPTQ from the coding sequence ATGTCGAACCTCACAGCCACCGGCGCCCCGGCGCTCGTGGATGTGCGCGGCCCCCGGTTCGTCGCGTGGGTGACCACCGCCGTCCTGGTCGTCGCGCTACTGGTGTCGGCGCAGAACCCGACCGCGGCCGCGGTGATCCTCGGCGTCCAGGCGCTCGTCTTCGCCGTCGGCGCGGCGCTCGGACCCCGCCGCCACCCGTACGGCCTGGTGTTCGCCGCGGTCGTCGCGCCGCGTTTGGGGCCGGTCACCGAGCGTGAGCCGGTGCCACCGCTGAAGTTCGCACAGCTGGTCGGGCTCGTCTTCGCCGTCGTCGGCGCCCTCGGTTTTGCGAGCGGCCTGGTGCCGCTCGGTCTGGCCGCGACCGGCCTCGCGCTCATCGCGGCACTGCTCAACGCAGCCTTCGGAATCTGTCTGGGCTGTCAGCTCTATCCGCTCATCGCACGCTTCACCCCCACGCAGTAG
- a CDS encoding TlpA family protein disulfide reductase has translation MSSSWIAVIAVLIGVFGVAFVIGRMMTLRSGLLKGAAEWPALDDGDVEDLGLSRTGPTVLHFSATWCGPCVGLRRIVDQVCAELPGVTHVEIDMDANPEAARKLSVLSLPTTFIFDAEGRQRYRASGVPTAADLRAAVEPLLA, from the coding sequence ATGAGTTCGTCGTGGATCGCGGTCATCGCGGTGCTGATCGGGGTGTTCGGCGTCGCGTTCGTGATCGGCAGGATGATGACGCTGCGGTCCGGGTTGCTCAAGGGGGCTGCCGAGTGGCCGGCACTCGATGACGGCGACGTCGAGGATCTGGGCCTGTCCCGAACCGGCCCGACGGTGCTTCACTTCAGCGCCACCTGGTGCGGCCCGTGTGTGGGGCTGCGCCGGATCGTCGATCAGGTGTGTGCCGAGCTGCCCGGGGTGACGCACGTGGAGATCGACATGGACGCCAATCCCGAGGCGGCGCGCAAGCTTTCGGTGCTCTCGTTGCCGACGACGTTCATCTTCGACGCCGAGGGCAGGCAGCGCTATCGGGCGTCGGGAGTGCCGACCGCCGCTGACCTGCGTGCGGCGGTGGAACCGCTGTTGGCCTGA
- the pstS gene encoding phosphate ABC transporter substrate-binding protein PstS, producing MKLNIIGRSFGTTVSVAAIAALALAGCGSDNNVPAGSSQSGTASASAEECGGKASVTAEGSTAQQNAVALFNQVWGQKCQGKNLSYNPTGSGAGREQFVAGNVDFAGSDSAIKDEQAQQAAQRCGGNPVWNLPLVFGPIAIAYNVDGVDGLVLDAATLAGIFQGQITTWNDPAIAALNEGKTLPDAAITPIHRSDSSGTTDNFQKYLEAASGGAWTKGDGSEFQGGAGEGAQKSAGVAQAVQATPGAVGYVEKGFADQAGIPYAQIDNGSGAVELTDESAGKAIDAAKFAADGNDLTLDLASLYGTQEAGAYPLVLATYEIVCSNGYDADTAAAVKSFLTVAANDGQGGLSSAGYVPLPEKFKERLLTSIDAIGSAS from the coding sequence GTGAAGCTCAACATCATCGGCAGGTCGTTCGGCACGACTGTCTCGGTCGCCGCGATCGCCGCGCTGGCGCTCGCCGGGTGCGGCAGCGACAACAACGTGCCCGCGGGCTCGTCGCAGTCCGGGACGGCGTCGGCGTCGGCCGAGGAGTGCGGCGGTAAGGCCTCCGTGACCGCCGAGGGATCCACCGCCCAGCAGAATGCGGTCGCGCTGTTCAACCAGGTGTGGGGCCAGAAGTGCCAGGGCAAGAACCTGTCCTACAACCCGACCGGATCGGGTGCGGGCCGCGAGCAGTTCGTCGCGGGCAACGTCGACTTCGCCGGATCGGACTCCGCGATCAAGGACGAGCAGGCCCAGCAGGCCGCGCAGCGCTGCGGCGGCAACCCGGTGTGGAACCTGCCGCTGGTCTTCGGCCCGATCGCGATCGCCTACAACGTCGACGGGGTCGACGGGCTGGTGCTCGACGCGGCCACCCTCGCAGGGATCTTCCAGGGCCAGATCACCACGTGGAACGATCCGGCGATCGCCGCGCTGAACGAAGGCAAGACCCTGCCGGACGCGGCCATCACCCCGATCCACCGTTCCGACTCGTCGGGCACCACCGACAACTTCCAGAAGTACCTGGAGGCGGCCTCGGGCGGGGCGTGGACCAAGGGCGACGGCAGCGAGTTCCAGGGCGGCGCCGGGGAAGGCGCACAGAAGTCGGCCGGCGTGGCGCAGGCCGTGCAGGCCACCCCGGGCGCCGTCGGCTACGTCGAGAAGGGCTTCGCCGATCAGGCCGGCATCCCGTACGCGCAGATCGACAACGGCAGCGGCGCCGTCGAGCTGACCGACGAGTCCGCGGGTAAGGCCATCGACGCGGCGAAGTTCGCCGCCGACGGCAACGACCTCACCCTGGATCTGGCGTCGCTGTACGGCACACAGGAGGCCGGTGCGTACCCGCTGGTGCTGGCCACCTACGAGATCGTGTGCTCGAACGGATACGACGCCGACACCGCTGCCGCGGTGAAGTCGTTCCTGACGGTGGCGGCCAACGATGGGCAGGGCGGGTTGTCCTCCGCCGGATACGTCCCGCTGCCGGAGAAGTTCAAGGAGCGTCTCTTGACGTCCATCGACGCCATCGGCTCGGCCTCCTAG
- the mshD gene encoding mycothiol synthase: MTAAPSISWQQHLSETDQQRIRELVAAATTEDGVAPVGDQVLRALAHDRTRHLIAVDGDAVVGYLNLAPGDDDAAPMAEAVVAPGARRRGTGSALIRTALAEAGPSARVWAHGNLPAAQATAAALNLVAVRELLQMQRPLADLPPQTHPAGVRFATYAGPADDAEVLRVNNAAFSWHPEQGGWTDADIAERRGEPWFDPHGFFLAFDEDTGALLGFHWTKVHSVSLGEVYVVGVDPAAQGRGLGGALTLLGLHHLADRLAGADRGVAGGADVMLYVEADNTAAVKTYRRLGFDVVNADVAYAAAASVHL; encoded by the coding sequence GTGACCGCGGCTCCGTCCATCAGCTGGCAGCAGCACCTGTCGGAGACCGATCAGCAGCGCATCCGCGAGCTCGTCGCGGCCGCGACCACCGAGGACGGGGTCGCCCCGGTCGGTGACCAGGTCCTGCGCGCGCTGGCCCACGACCGCACCCGGCACCTGATCGCGGTCGATGGCGACGCCGTCGTCGGCTACCTGAACCTGGCCCCCGGCGACGACGACGCTGCGCCGATGGCCGAAGCCGTGGTCGCCCCAGGGGCTCGTCGCCGCGGCACCGGATCGGCCCTTATCCGCACCGCGCTGGCCGAGGCCGGCCCGAGTGCCAGGGTCTGGGCGCACGGCAATCTGCCCGCCGCGCAGGCCACCGCCGCGGCGCTGAACCTCGTGGCGGTCCGCGAACTCCTGCAGATGCAGCGCCCGCTGGCCGATCTGCCGCCACAGACCCACCCCGCCGGGGTCCGGTTCGCCACCTACGCGGGCCCGGCCGACGACGCCGAAGTGCTGCGGGTCAACAACGCGGCGTTCTCCTGGCATCCCGAGCAAGGCGGCTGGACCGACGCCGACATCGCCGAACGCCGCGGCGAACCGTGGTTCGACCCGCACGGCTTCTTCCTGGCCTTCGACGAGGACACCGGCGCGCTGCTCGGATTCCATTGGACGAAGGTGCATTCCGTGTCCCTGGGCGAGGTGTACGTGGTCGGCGTCGACCCGGCCGCGCAGGGACGGGGGCTCGGCGGGGCATTGACTTTGCTAGGGCTGCACCACCTGGCCGACCGGCTCGCCGGCGCGGACCGCGGTGTTGCCGGCGGTGCCGACGTGATGCTCTACGTCGAAGCCGACAACACCGCCGCGGTGAAGACCTACCGGCGGCTGGGCTTCGACGTCGTGAACGCCGATGTGGCCTACGCGGCCGCCGCGTCCGTGCACCTGTGA
- the pstB gene encoding phosphate ABC transporter ATP-binding protein PstB has translation MAKRLDLKDVNIYYGSFHAVAGVSLSVEPRSVTAFIGPSGCGKSTVLRTLNRMHEVIPGARVEGSVLLDGEDIYGPGVDPVGVRKTIGMVFQRPNPFPTMSIRDNVVAGLKLQGMRNKKTLDEVAERSLRGANLWNEVKDRLDKPGGGLSGGQQQRLCIARAIAVQPDVLLMDEPCSALDPISTLAIEDLISQLKKDFTIVIVTHNMQQAARVSDQTAFFNLEATGKPGKLIEIDDTGKIFSNPSQKATEDYISGRFG, from the coding sequence ATGGCCAAGCGCCTGGACCTCAAAGACGTCAACATCTACTACGGCAGCTTCCACGCGGTCGCGGGGGTTTCGCTGTCGGTGGAACCCCGCAGCGTCACCGCGTTCATCGGGCCGTCGGGCTGCGGTAAGTCCACCGTGCTGCGCACGCTCAACCGGATGCACGAGGTCATCCCCGGAGCCCGCGTCGAGGGGTCGGTGCTGCTCGACGGCGAGGACATCTACGGCCCCGGCGTGGATCCGGTGGGGGTGCGCAAGACCATCGGCATGGTGTTCCAGCGCCCGAATCCGTTTCCCACCATGTCGATTCGCGACAACGTGGTGGCCGGGCTGAAGCTGCAGGGGATGCGCAACAAGAAGACGCTCGACGAGGTCGCCGAGCGCTCGTTGCGGGGTGCCAATCTGTGGAACGAGGTCAAGGACCGGTTGGACAAGCCCGGCGGCGGGCTGTCCGGCGGCCAGCAGCAGCGGTTGTGCATCGCCCGGGCCATCGCGGTGCAGCCCGACGTGCTGCTGATGGACGAGCCGTGCTCGGCGCTGGACCCGATCTCGACGCTGGCGATCGAGGACCTGATCTCACAGCTCAAGAAGGACTTCACGATCGTGATCGTCACGCACAACATGCAGCAGGCGGCCCGGGTCAGCGATCAGACGGCGTTCTTCAATCTGGAGGCGACGGGCAAGCCGGGCAAGCTCATCGAGATCGACGACACCGGCAAGATCTTCTCGAACCCGTCGCAGAAGGCCACCGAGGACTACATCTCGGGCCGTTTCGGCTGA
- the pstA gene encoding phosphate ABC transporter permease PstA: MNPTALDQPVKVPTFQGVSTRRRLTDVTATVLVTSCVVVAIVPLVWVLYTVVAKGIGIVTSSTWWSHSQAGMTAFAAGGGAYHAIVGSLLQAAICAAISIPIGVFVGIYLVEYGGGTRLGKLTTFMVDILTGVPSIVAALFIYALWVATLGFQRSGLAVSLSLVLLMIPVIVRSTEEMLRIVPMDLREASYALGVPKWKTISAIVVPTALSGIVTGILLALARVMGETAPLLILVGYSQAMNFDMLSGFMGSLPGMMYDQTSAGAGANPVPTDRLWGAALTLVILIAALNVGARFIAKFFAPKKI, from the coding sequence ATGAACCCCACCGCGCTGGACCAGCCGGTCAAAGTGCCCACCTTCCAGGGTGTGAGCACCCGGCGCAGGCTCACCGACGTCACCGCGACGGTGCTCGTCACCTCCTGTGTGGTGGTCGCGATCGTGCCTCTGGTGTGGGTGCTCTACACCGTGGTCGCCAAGGGCATCGGCATCGTCACGTCGAGCACCTGGTGGTCGCATTCGCAGGCCGGCATGACAGCGTTCGCGGCGGGCGGTGGCGCCTACCACGCGATCGTCGGGTCGCTGCTGCAGGCCGCGATCTGCGCGGCGATCTCGATCCCGATCGGTGTGTTCGTCGGCATCTATCTGGTCGAGTACGGCGGTGGCACCCGGTTGGGCAAGCTGACCACCTTCATGGTCGACATCCTCACCGGGGTGCCGTCGATCGTCGCCGCATTGTTCATCTACGCGCTGTGGGTGGCCACCCTCGGTTTCCAGCGGTCCGGGCTGGCGGTGTCACTGTCGTTGGTGCTGTTGATGATTCCGGTCATCGTGCGCTCCACCGAGGAGATGCTGCGGATCGTGCCGATGGATCTGCGCGAGGCCAGCTACGCGCTCGGGGTGCCCAAGTGGAAGACGATCTCGGCGATCGTGGTGCCGACCGCGCTGTCGGGCATCGTCACCGGGATCCTGCTCGCGCTGGCCCGGGTGATGGGCGAGACCGCCCCGTTGCTGATCCTCGTCGGCTACTCGCAGGCCATGAACTTCGACATGCTCAGCGGTTTCATGGGATCGCTGCCCGGCATGATGTACGACCAGACCTCCGCGGGCGCCGGCGCCAACCCGGTCCCGACGGATCGCCTCTGGGGTGCCGCGCTCACCCTGGTCATCCTCATCGCGGCGCTGAACGTCGGCGCCCGTTTCATCGCCAAATTCTTTGCGCCCAAGAAGATCTAG
- the phoU gene encoding phosphate signaling complex protein PhoU — MRTAYHEQLDALNNLLGEMCGLAGVAMERATQALLQADLPLAEQVITDHNQISALSVRAEEEAFVILALQAPVAGDLRAIVSAIQIVADVDRMGALALHVAKIARRRHPQHALPEEVNGYFAEMGRVAVELGHSAQEVLLTRDPEKAARIREEDDAMDDLHRHLFTVLMDKEWKHGVAAAVDVTLLGRFYERFADHAVEVARRVIFQVTGRTSEGDELPASR; from the coding sequence ATGCGTACCGCGTACCACGAGCAACTCGATGCCCTGAACAACCTGCTCGGCGAGATGTGCGGGCTGGCCGGCGTTGCCATGGAGCGAGCCACGCAAGCCCTGCTGCAGGCCGACCTCCCGCTCGCCGAGCAGGTGATCACCGACCACAACCAGATCTCCGCGCTCAGCGTGCGCGCCGAAGAGGAAGCCTTCGTGATCCTCGCCCTGCAGGCGCCGGTCGCCGGGGATCTGCGCGCCATCGTCAGCGCGATCCAGATCGTCGCCGACGTCGACCGGATGGGCGCGCTGGCGCTGCACGTCGCCAAGATCGCCCGCCGCCGCCATCCTCAGCACGCGCTGCCCGAAGAGGTCAACGGCTATTTCGCCGAGATGGGGCGGGTCGCCGTCGAACTCGGCCACAGCGCGCAGGAGGTGCTGCTGACCCGCGACCCGGAGAAGGCCGCGCGGATCCGCGAGGAAGACGATGCGATGGACGATCTGCACCGTCACCTGTTCACCGTGCTGATGGACAAGGAATGGAAGCACGGCGTCGCCGCAGCGGTCGACGTGACGCTGCTGGGCCGGTTCTACGAACGCTTCGCCGACCACGCCGTCGAGGTGGCCCGGCGGGTCATCTTCCAGGTCACCGGCCGCACTTCCGAGGGCGACGAGCTCCCCGCCTCTCGCTGA
- a CDS encoding winged helix-turn-helix transcriptional regulator, which translates to MDLLLLTVDPHPESVLPSLSLLAHNVRTAPTEVSSLLEAGTADVAIVDARTDLAAARGLCRLLGTTGTSVPVVAVVNEGGLVAVNVEWGLDEILLPSTGPAEIDARLRLLVGRRGGMANQENLGKISLGELVIDEGTYTARLRGRPLDLTYKEFELLKYLAQHAGRVFTRAQLLQEVWGYDFFGGTRTVDVHVRRLRAKLGPEYESLIGTVRNVGYKAVRPARGRPPAADVEEDLDDDPYADDGLGDDVPEALGDALRSQ; encoded by the coding sequence TTGGATCTGCTGCTACTGACGGTTGACCCGCACCCTGAATCGGTCCTGCCGTCCCTGTCACTTCTCGCCCACAACGTGCGCACCGCCCCGACCGAGGTGTCCTCGTTGCTGGAAGCCGGGACCGCCGACGTCGCGATCGTCGACGCCCGTACCGACCTGGCTGCCGCGCGCGGTCTGTGCCGGCTGCTGGGCACCACCGGAACCTCGGTGCCGGTGGTCGCCGTCGTCAACGAGGGCGGGCTGGTCGCGGTCAACGTCGAATGGGGTCTCGACGAGATCCTGCTGCCCAGCACCGGCCCTGCCGAGATCGACGCGCGGCTTCGGCTGCTGGTCGGTCGCCGGGGCGGGATGGCGAACCAGGAGAACCTCGGCAAGATCAGCCTCGGTGAGCTGGTCATCGACGAGGGCACCTACACCGCCCGGCTGCGGGGGCGTCCGCTCGACCTGACGTACAAGGAATTCGAGCTGCTGAAATACCTGGCTCAGCACGCCGGCCGGGTGTTCACCCGCGCCCAGCTGCTGCAGGAGGTGTGGGGTTACGACTTCTTCGGCGGCACCCGCACCGTCGACGTGCACGTGCGACGGCTGCGCGCCAAGCTCGGCCCGGAATACGAGTCGCTGATCGGTACGGTCCGCAACGTCGGGTACAAGGCGGTCCGGCCCGCCCGGGGGCGCCCGCCTGCCGCGGACGTCGAGGAGGACCTCGACGACGACCCGTACGCCGACGACGGGCTCGGCGACGACGTCCCCGAGGCGCTGGGCGACGCGCTGCGCAGTCAGTGA